ggcctgtttcggagctccgccggagggggcatcgatcacggagggcttctacatcaacaccatagcccctcagatgaagtgtgagtagtttacctcaaacctatgggtccatagttagtagctagatggcttcttctctctttttggatctcaatacaatgttctccccctctcttgtggagaactattcaatgtaatcttctttttgtggtgtgtttgttgagaccgatgaattgtgggtttatgatcaagtctatctatgaacaatatttcaatcttctctgaattcttttatgtatgattggttatctttgcaagtctctttgaattatcagttttgtttggcctactagattggtctttcttgcaaggggagaagtgcttagctttgggttcaatcttgcggtgtcctttcccaatgacagtaggggcagcaaggcacgtattgtattgttgccatcgaggataacaagatggggttttcttcatattgcatgaatctatccctctacatcatgtcatcttgcttaaggcgttactctgtttttaaacttaatactctagatgcatgctggatagcggtcgatgagtggagtaatagtagtagatgcatgcaggagtcggtctacttgtctcggacgtgatgcctatatacatgatcatacctagatattctcataactatgctcaattatgtcaattgctcgatagtaatttgttcactcactgtagaatacttatgctctcaagagaagccactagtgaaacctatggcccccgggtctatctttatcatattgatctcctactacttaattatttcctttgctatttactttgcctttattttactttgcatcttttatcataaaaataccaaaaatattatcttatcatatctatcagatctcactctcgtaagtggccttatagggattgacaacccctatttgcattggttgcaaggatttatttgttttgtgcaggtacgagggactcgcgcgtagcctcctactggattgataccttggttctcaaaaactgagggaaatactcacgctcctttgctgcatcatcccttcctcttcggggaaaaccaacgcagtgctcaagaggtagcaataaccaatagcggaacctggatgctcatattagctcctacatattctacgaagatctttatcgatcaaactgcataacaacatgcgttgttcctgaaggaaatatgccctagaggcaataataaagttattatttatttccttatatcagataaatgtttattattcatgctagaattgtattaaccgcaaacataatacatgtgtgaatacatagacaaacatagtgtcactagtatgcctctacttgactagctcgttgatcaaagatggttatgtttcctaaccatagacatgagttgtcatttgattaatgggatcacatcattaggagaatgatgtgattgacttgacccattccgttagcatagcacttgatcgtttagtttgttgctattgctttcttcatgacttatacatgttcctatgactatgagattatgcaactcccgtttaccggaggaacactttgtgtgccaccaaacgtcacaacgtaactgggtgattataaaggtgctctacaggtgtctccgaaggtacttgttgggttggtgtatttcgagattaggatttgtcactccgattgtcggagaggtatctctgggccatctcagtaatgcacatcacataagccttgcaagcactgcaactaataatttagttgcgggataatgtattacggaacaagtaaagagacttgtcggtaacgagattgaactaggtattgagataccgacgatcaaatctcgggcaagtaacataccgatgacaaagggaagaacgtatgttgttatgcggtctgaccgataaatatcttcgtagaataggtgggagccaatatgagcatccaggttccgctattggttattgactagagacgtgtctcggtcatgtctacattgttctcgaacccgtagggtccgcacgcttaaggtttcgatgacaattatattatgagtttatgagttttgatgtaccgaaggagttcggagtcccggatgagatcggggacatgacgaggagtctcgaaatggtcgagatgtaaagatcgatatattggacgactatattcggacatcggaaaggttccgagtgattcgggtatttttcggagtaccggggagttacgggaatatgggggaagaagtatatgggccttattggactttaggggagagggagagttaggccgcgcccccccccattgactagtccgaattgtactagggggaggggcggcgcccgctccttccttctcttccatcGTCccattccttgtctcctactcctactacttggaaggactcctagttgtactaggaaagggggaatcctactcccagtgggagtagactcccccagggcgcgccatagagagggccggccctcccctcctccactcctttatatacgggggcagggggcactccaaagacacacaagttgatcttcgtgatcgttctcttagccgtgtgtggtgcccccctccaccataatcctcgataatattgtagcagtgcttaggtgaagccctgcgacggtagaacatcaagatcgtcaccacgctgtcgtgctgacggaactcatccccgacactttgctggatcggagtccggggatcgtcatcgagctgaacgtgtgctagaactcggaggtgccgtagtttcggtgcttgatcggtcgggccgtgaagacgtacgactacatcaaccgcgttgtgctaacgcttccgcttccggtctacagacaacactctcccctctcgttgctatgcatcaccatgatcttgcgtgtgcgtaggaatttttttgaaattactacgttccccaacagtggcatcagagcctaggttttatgcattgatgttgtgcacgagtagaacacaagtgagttgtgggcgatataagtcatactgcttaccatcatgtcatactttggttcggcgtattgttggatgaagcagcccggaccgacattacgcgtacgcttacgcgagactggttctacagacgtgccttgcacacaggtggctagcgggtgtcagtttctccaactttagttgaactaagtgtggctacgctcggtccttgcgaaggttaaaacagcaccaacttgacaaactatcgttgtggttttgatgcgtaggtaagaacggttcttgctaagcccgtagcagccacgtaaaacttgcaacaacaaagtagaggacgtctaacttgtttttgcagggcatgttgtgatatgatatggtcaagacatgatgctaaattttattgtatgagatgatcatgttttgtaaccgagttatcggcaactggcaggagccatatggttgtcgctttattgtatgcaatgcaattgcgctataatgctttactttatcactaagcggtagcgatagtcatggaagcataagattggcgagacgacaacgatgctacgatggtgatcacggtgtcgcgccggtgatgatggtgatcatgacagtgttttgaagatggagatcacaagcacaagatgatgatggccatatcatatcacttatattgattgcatgtgatgtttatcttttatgcatcttatcttgctttgattgacggtagcattataagatgatccctcactaaattatcaaagtataagtgttctccctgagtatgcaccattgcgaaagttcttcgtgctgagacaccacgtgatgatcgggtgtgataggctctacgttcaaatacaacgggtgcaaaacagttgcacacgcggaatactcaggtttaacttgacgagcctagcatataacagatatggcctcggaacacggagaccgaaaggtcgagcgtgaatcatatagtagatatgatcaacatattgatgttcaccattgatactactccatctcacgtgatgatcggacatggtttagttgatttggatcacgtgatcacttagaggattagagggatatctttctaagtgggagttcttaagtaatatgattaattgaacttaaatttatcatgaacttagtacctgatagtatcttgcttgtctatgtttgattgtagatagatggctcgtgttgttgttccgttgaattttaatgcgttccttgagaaagcaaagttgaaagatgatggtagcaattacacagactgggtccgtaacttgaggattatcctcattgctgcacagaagaattacgtcctggaagcaccgctaagtgctaagcctactgcaggagcaacaccagatgttatgaacgtctggcagagcaaagctgatgactactcgatagttcagtgtgccatgctttacggcttagaaccgggtcttcaacaacgttttgaacgtcatggagcatatgagatgttccaggagttgaagttaatatttcaagcaaatgcccggattgagagatatgaagtctccaataatttctatagctgcaagatggaggagaatagttctgtcagtgaacatatactcaaaatgtctgggtatcataatcacttgactcaactgggggttaatcttcctgttgatagtgtcattgacagagttcttcagtcactgccaccaagctacaaaagcttcgtgatgaactataatatgcaagggatgaataagactattcctgagctcttcgcaatgctaaaagccgcggaggtagaaatcaagaaggagaatcaagtgttgatggtcaataagaccaccagtttcaagaaaaagggcaaagggaagaagaaagggaacttcaagaagaacaacaaacaagttgctactcagaagaagaaacccaagtctggacctaagcctgaaactgagtgcttctactgcaagcagacaggtcactagaagcggaactgccccaaatatttggcggataagaaggatggcaaagtgaacaaaggtatatgtgatatacatgttattgatgtgtaccttactaatgctcgcagtagcacctgggtatttgatactggttctgttgctaacatttgcaactcgaaacaggggctacggatcaagcgaagattggctaaggacgaggtgacgatgcacatgggaaatggttccaaagtcgatgtgatcgcggttggcacgctacctctacatctaccttcgggattagtgttagaactaaataattgttatttggtgccagcgttgagcatgaacattatatctggatcttgtttgatgcgagacggttattcatttaaatcagagaataatggttgttctatttatatgagtaatatcttttatggtcatgcacccttgaagagtggtctatttttgatgaatctcgtagtagtgatacacatattcataatgttgaaatcaaaagatgcagagttgataatgatagtgcaacttatttgtggcactgccgtttaggtcatatcggtataaagcgcatgaagaaactccatactgatggacttttagaaccacttgattatgaatcacttggtacttatgaaccgtgcctcatgggtaagatgactaaaacgccgttctccggtactatggagagagcaacggatttgttggaaatcatacatacagatgtatgtggtccaatgaatgttgaggcccatggcggatatcgttattttctcaccttcacagatgatttaagcagatatgggtatatctacttaatgaaacataagtctaaaacatttgaaaggttcaaagaatttcagagtgaagttgaaaatcatcgtaacaagaaaataaagtttctacgatctgatcgtggaggagaatatttgagttacgagtttggtatacatttgaaacaattcggaatagtttcgcaactcacgccacccggaacaccacagcgtaatggtgtgtccgaacgtcgtaatcgtactttattagatatggtgcgatctatgatgtctcttactgatttaccgttatcattttggggttatgctttagagacggctgcattcacgttaaataggacaccatcgaaatccattgagacgacgccttatgaactgtggtttggcaagaaaccaaagttgtcgtttctgaaagtttggggctgcgatgcttatgtgaaaaagttttgacctgataagctcgaacccaaatcggagaaatgtgtcttcataggatacccaaaggagactgttgggtacaccttctatcatagatccgaaggcaagacttttgttgctacattcggagtttttctagagaaggagtttctctcgaaagaagtgagtgggaaaaaagtagaacttgatgaggtaactgtacctactcccttattggaaagcggtacatcacagaaaccggtttctgtgacacctacaccaattagtgaggaagctaatgataatgatcatgaaacttcagatcaagttactaccgaacctcgtagatcaaccagagtaagatccgcaccagagtggtacggtaatcctattctgaaagtcatgctactagatcatgatgaacctacgaactatgaagaagcgatggtgagcccagattccgcaaaatggctagaagccatgaaatctgagatgggatccatgtatgagaacaaagtgtggactttggttgacttgcccgttgatcggcaagcaattgagaataaatagatcttcaagaagaagactgacgttgatggtaatgttactgtctataaagctcgacttattgcaaaaggttttcgacaagttcaaggcattgactacgatgagaccttctcacccgtagcgatgcttaagtctgtccgaatcatgttagcaattgtcgcattttatgattatgaaatttggcaaatggatgtcgaaactgcattcctgaatggatttctggaagaagagttgtatatgatgcaaccagaaggttttgtcgatccaaagggagctaacaaagtgtgcaagctccagtgatccatttatggactggtgcaagcctctcgaagttggaataaatgctttgatagtgtgatcaaagcatttggttttgtacaaacttttggagaagcctgtatttacaagaaagtgagtgggagctttgtagcatttctgatattatatgtggatgacatattgattggaaatgatatagaatttctgaatagcataaagggatacttgaataagagtttttcaatgaaagacctcggtgaagctgcttacatattgggcattaagatctatagagatagatcaagacgcttaattggactttcacaaagcacataccttgacaaagttttgaagaagttcaaaatggatcaagcaaagaaagggctcttgcctgtgttacaagatgtgaaattgagtaagactcaatgtccgaccgccgcagaagatagagagaaaatgaaagatgctccctatgcttcagccataggctctatcatgtatgcaatgctgtgtactagacctgatgtgtgccttgttataagtctagcagggaggtaccaaagtaatccaggagtggatcactggacagcggtcaagaacatcctgaaatacctaaaaaggactaaggatatgtttctcatatatggaggtgaaaaagagctcatcgtaaatggttatgttgatgcaagctttgacactgatccggatgattctaaatcacaaaccggatacgtgtttttactaaagggtggagctgtcagttggtgcagttctaaacaaagcgtcgtggcgggatctacatgtgaaacagagtacatagctgcttcggaagcaacaaatgaaggagtctggatgaaggagttcatatccgatctaggtgtcatacctagtgcatcgggtccaatgaaaatcttttgtgacaatactggtgcaattgccttggcaaaggaatccagatttcacaacagaaccaagcacatcaagagacgcttcaattccattcgggatttagtccaagtgggagacatagaaatttgcaagatacatacggatctgaatgtcgcagacccgctgactaagcctcttccacgagcaaaacatgatcagcaccaaggctccatgggtgtcagaatcattactgtgtaatctagattattgactctagtgcaagtgggagactgaaggaaatatgccctagaggcaataataaagttattatttatttccttatatcatgataaatgtttattattcatgctagaattatattaaccggaaacataatacatgtgtgaatacatagacaaacatagtgtcactagtatgcctctacttgactagctcgttgatcaaagatggttatgtttcctaaccatagacatgagttgtcatttgattaacgggatcacatcattaggagaatgatgtgattgacttgacccattccgttagcatagcacttgatcgtttagtttgttgctattgctttcttcatgacttatacatgttcctacgactatgagattatgcaactcctgtttaccggaggaacactttgtgtgccaccaaacgtcacaacgtaactgggtgattataaaggtgctctacaagtgtctccgaaggtacttgttgggttggcgtatttcgagattagcattttgtcactccgattgtcggagaggtatctctaggccctctcggtaatgcacatcacataagccttgcaagcactgcaactaataagttagttgtgggatgatgtattacggaacgagtaaagagacttgccggtaacgagattgaactaggtattgagataccgacgatcaaatctcgggcaagtaacataccgatgacaaagggaacaacgtatgttgttatgcggtctgaccgataaagatcttcttagaatatgtgggagccaatatgagcatccaggttccgctattggttattgaccggagacgtgtctcggtcatgtctacattgttctcgaacccgtagggtccgcacgcttaaggtttcgataacagttatattatgagttttgatgtaccgaaggagttcggagtcccggatgagatcggggacatgacgaggagtctcgaaatggtcgagacgtaaagatcgatatattggacgactatattcagacatcggaaaggttccgagtgattcgggtatttttcggagtaccggggagttacgggaatacgggggaagaagtatatgggccttattgggctttaggggagagggagaggcaggccgcgcgcctccccattgactagtccgaattggactagggggaggggcggcgccccctccttccttctcttccctcttccccttccttgtctcctactcctactacttggaaggactcctagttgtactaggaaagggagaatcctactcccggtgggagtaggactcccctagggcgcgccatagagagggccggccctcccctcctcccctcctttatatacgggggcagggggcaccccaaagacacacaagttgatcttcgtgatccttctcttagccgtgtgcgatgcccccctccaccataatcctcgataatattgtagcagtgcttaggcgaagccctgcgacggtagaacatcaagatcgtcaccatgccgtcgtgctgacggaactcattcccgacactttgctagatcggagtccggggatcgtcatcgagctgaacgtgtgctagaactcggaggtgctgtagtttcggtgcttgattggtcgggccgtgaagacgtacgactacatcaaccgcgttgtgctaacgcttccgcttccggtctacgagggtatgtagacaacactctcccctctcgttgctatgcatcaccatgatcttgcgtgtgcgtaggattttttttgaaattactatgttccccaacagttccctttgtcatcggtatgttacttgcccgagattcgatcgtcggtatctcaatacctagctcaatctcgttaccggcaagtctctttactcgatccataatgcatcatcccgcaactaactcattagttgcattgcttgcaaggcttatagtgatgtacattaccgagagggcccagagatacctctccgacaatcggagtgacaaatcctaatgtcgatctatgccaactcaacaagtatcatcggagacacctgtagagcacctttataatcacccagttacgttgtgacgtttgatagcacacaaagtgttcctcccgtaatcgggagttgcataatctcatagtcataggaacttgtataagtcatgaagaaagcaatagcagcaaactaaaacgatcaaatgctaagctaacggaatgggtcaagtcaatcacatcattctcctaatgatgtgatcccatttatcaaatgataactcatgtccatggttaggaaacataaccatctttgattaacgagctagtcaagtagaggcatactagtgacactttgtgtgtctatgtgttcacacatgtattatgtttccggttaatacaattctagcatgaataataaacatttatcatgatataaggaaataaataataactttattattgcctctagggcatatttccttcacttttaaCATCCAACCTCCAATGAGcataaacacgttatttgggacgtggcttaatGGAGTAGACATACACATGGCTAAACATATTCGGATAGGgatatgtgctttattatgggctatatggaacaatagaaatgatatgatttttaatggTACACCATTCAtcaattttttgcaggttatctacacAGCTACAGCctggatccgtatgtggtcgttactcactcatgTGGACTACAGGGGGCCTATGGTTATTGGGTGCAAACGCTGGAAGACGGTAGTACGGGCTATCTTCAGCCGATTTGGATGGCGAGTTAATAATAGGCTAGGTGTGTAGGCATCGTAGCCTGTTCTTTATCGCCAGATGTGGCGCTTTATTGCCGGATGTGGCGCTTTGCatgctttttttctccttttttgctCAGATTTTGAGCTTACTTGGATGTTAAGACTTTGTTTCAATTTCTAATGATATGGCTGCATGTATCGACTGATGCAGAAGCCGGAGGTATTCCTTCTTTTCCAAAAAAAAGCTGCATGCCTGAATCGAAGTATGTAACAGCCAGTATATAGCGATCATGAGATATTCAATAGTGGCTCTAGTGGCACACAGCTATACAAAAGCATTGTGTTTTATATGCTCAGTACTAAATTACCTTAAATCATGACTCACAACCAGTATCGTGTGGTCTTTCTTTAGGTCCTTTAGGAGATTCACAACATCAGCCCGAGCTTTCCAATCTGATGATGAAGATACAAATTCAGTAACCACATCAAGGAAGAACATATACTAATTTCGACAAACTATTTGAGACCACACAATAATCCTAGCAAGTGTGAGATGTGGCCCAAGGATGATAGGATGCATAAGAAGAATTATATTAAACAACAGAACACATTGTGCATTTAGATGGGTTTTGAAATGAACCGACAGATAGGAAAGAAAATAATCCACAAATATTAGTTTGATATGGGCACCCAAATACATACCAAGACCAGCGAGGGGCTCATCAAGCAACAATAAATCAGGAGTTTGAACCTAGAAAATCAGAAGACAAAGGCAAAATATTATCCATCCTCACTTCTAAAAATAGAACAGTCAACCCATACTAAAGTAATGCAAACAATACCAGCTGAATTGCCAAAGCAAGTCGCCGCTTAAACCCACCACTGAGAGACTGTGGATCCTTATCCAATGAAATGGCACTTAGACCAACCTAGCGTGAAACAAATTATCTTCAGAAAACAATTGTGTGTAGTCTCAAACAAGTTC
The Triticum dicoccoides isolate Atlit2015 ecotype Zavitan chromosome 3A, WEW_v2.0, whole genome shotgun sequence genome window above contains:
- the LOC119272478 gene encoding ABC transporter I family member 11, chloroplastic-like; its protein translation is MGLSEVLAPERVGIVFQFPERYFLSDTILEEVTFGWPRQKADIALREHLRLKLQKAINSVGLSAISLDKDPQSLSGGFKRRLALAIQLVQTPDLLLLDEPLAGLDWKARADVVNLLKDLKKDHTILVVSHDLR